A window of the Oscillospiraceae bacterium genome harbors these coding sequences:
- a CDS encoding MMPL family transporter — MKVDEVLKKIARALTRRPKLVVIIAVLLMIPSFIGAAATKVNYDLLTYLPPDTNSSQGEKILEEPFHSAATTMLIVQDMPAAYTNSLRKSIAKVPGVTNAIWLSSITGIQVPKDMIPEKIRKAFYSGNSTMMIIQFKSPGASEETMQAIAKIRKLCNSKCLMAGASVLVKDTKDLVDQELPQYVLLAVILSLAAMSLSMNSWLLPVTFLLDIGFAVVYNFGTNIFLGQISYVTMAIAGILQLGVTMDYSIFLYNRYREEQKNYDDNKEAMAVAIEAAFASLSGSSLTTIAGFVSLCFMRLLLGRDIGIVMAKGVVLGVLTVILVLPSMLLLFDKPIQKYQHRIFLPDCTKVNRFVVKHNKAFVVLFILLFIPSIYAKNNAPVYYKLDLAMPQDMPSIVGTNKLKNDYDMATTHFIIVHDSIGNQKLKQLADKAEKVDGVESVLSYNQLVSSDIPDFFVPQEIKDIFKKGGMQIIMVNSRYVSASTQVANQIQELTKLAKSYDGNSYLTGEAAMTADLITTSSTDFRVTNDISMIAIFIIVALVFKSFTAPLILVLAIELAIFINEGIPYFTNVQIPFVAPTVIGCVQLGATVDYAILMTTRFQEEIQKGNTRAQSIVTAATASDDSVLASSIVLFCATLGVGVISKIEIISSICMMLARGAIISALITIFILPALLYTCEPLIAHTSLWWRNPKPPKKSMAQKALDKHRMKKVQSK; from the coding sequence ATGAAGGTGGATGAAGTGCTAAAAAAAATCGCCCGTGCGCTGACACGCAGACCAAAGCTGGTAGTGATCATTGCCGTTTTGCTCATGATTCCCAGCTTTATCGGCGCAGCAGCAACTAAGGTCAACTATGACCTGCTGACGTATTTGCCGCCGGATACAAACTCTTCACAGGGTGAAAAAATACTGGAAGAGCCGTTTCACAGTGCAGCAACAACTATGCTGATTGTGCAGGATATGCCTGCGGCATACACAAATTCCCTAAGAAAATCGATTGCAAAAGTGCCCGGTGTTACAAATGCCATTTGGCTTTCTAGTATCACAGGCATTCAGGTCCCAAAAGACATGATTCCCGAGAAGATTCGGAAAGCATTTTATTCCGGCAACTCGACCATGATGATTATCCAGTTTAAGAGCCCGGGTGCTTCCGAAGAAACCATGCAGGCAATTGCAAAAATCCGAAAGCTCTGCAATTCGAAGTGCCTGATGGCAGGTGCATCTGTTCTGGTAAAGGATACCAAGGACCTGGTCGACCAAGAGTTGCCGCAGTATGTGTTGCTGGCGGTTATCCTCTCTTTGGCGGCCATGTCGCTTTCCATGAACTCTTGGCTGCTGCCGGTTACTTTCCTGCTGGATATCGGCTTTGCGGTTGTGTACAATTTCGGTACCAATATCTTTTTGGGGCAGATTTCGTACGTGACTATGGCAATAGCAGGTATTCTGCAGCTGGGTGTCACAATGGACTACTCCATTTTCCTGTACAATCGATACCGAGAGGAACAGAAAAATTACGATGACAACAAAGAAGCCATGGCCGTGGCCATAGAGGCGGCGTTTGCTTCCCTTTCCGGCAGTTCACTGACAACCATAGCGGGCTTTGTTTCGCTGTGCTTTATGCGGCTGCTTTTGGGGCGCGATATCGGCATTGTCATGGCAAAGGGCGTTGTGCTGGGCGTCCTTACCGTTATCCTTGTGCTGCCGTCTATGCTGCTGCTGTTTGACAAGCCAATTCAAAAGTATCAGCACCGCATTTTCCTGCCGGACTGCACCAAGGTCAACCGCTTTGTGGTAAAGCACAACAAAGCCTTTGTGGTGCTGTTCATTCTGCTGTTTATCCCCAGCATTTACGCAAAGAACAACGCGCCGGTTTACTATAAACTGGACCTCGCCATGCCGCAGGATATGCCCTCTATTGTGGGCACCAACAAGCTGAAAAATGACTACGATATGGCGACAACACACTTTATCATTGTACACGACAGTATCGGCAACCAAAAGCTGAAGCAGCTCGCTGACAAAGCAGAAAAAGTGGACGGCGTGGAAAGCGTACTTTCCTATAATCAGCTGGTCAGCTCAGATATCCCGGACTTCTTTGTGCCGCAGGAAATCAAGGATATCTTTAAGAAGGGCGGCATGCAGATTATCATGGTCAACTCGCGGTACGTCTCGGCCTCTACTCAAGTCGCCAATCAGATACAGGAACTGACCAAACTGGCCAAGAGCTACGACGGCAATAGCTACTTAACCGGTGAGGCTGCCATGACAGCCGACCTGATTACTACTTCGTCGACTGATTTTCGTGTGACCAATGATATTTCTATGATTGCAATCTTTATCATTGTCGCGCTGGTCTTTAAGTCCTTTACGGCGCCGCTCATTCTGGTGCTGGCGATTGAACTGGCAATCTTTATCAATGAGGGCATTCCGTACTTTACAAACGTACAAATCCCGTTTGTCGCGCCAACCGTCATCGGCTGTGTGCAGCTGGGCGCCACGGTCGACTACGCAATCCTTATGACGACGCGATTCCAGGAAGAGATACAAAAAGGCAATACACGAGCACAATCTATTGTCACAGCGGCGACGGCATCAGATGATTCCGTGCTGGCAAGCTCAATCGTTCTGTTCTGTGCAACATTGGGTGTTGGCGTTATTTCGAAAATCGAGATTATCAGCAGTATCTGCATGATGCTGGCGCGCGGCGCAATTATTTCGGCGCTGATCACCATCTTTATTCTGCCGGCGCTGTTGTACACCTGTGAACCACTGATTGCACATACCAGCCTGTGGTGGAGAAATCCAAAGCCGCCCAAAAAGAGCATGGCCCAAAAAGCACTGGATAAGCACAGAATGAAGAAAGTGCAAAGCAAATGA